Proteins found in one Legionella pneumophila subsp. pascullei genomic segment:
- the sdbB gene encoding Dot/Icm T4SS effector alpha/beta hydrolase, producing the protein MPNSRVQIWLQRQIAARTFPPNREDWYVKNGFGNSEMSLEERFACFVEAIRQVDSPYHEQLSGIEFERFEVEVTLANQTTCRTEVIGFKNNSNQSSSTPNEKFKSVGKGKHVIYFTGIGTQYQDCLIDIAKAVQITGAHYYAFEYPGMKKLGGEVLEANDMVNTGIALANTLLEKGISIDDILFQGDSFGAAVAKKVSDQFKLQSNVTVRCIMNNTFSSFQAAVEGNLGAFSTLRYTVRPLLRYTGWDIRPGDGYGQDTPYQIHINHTGDLTLGAGHATLAESVESNSQLEHFIDPCPEDYRIKRDTYKQWHWASLSVQGITFLETKYGRNSDGQLDTHLADLYLLKYDTGLGVYESFICKYLEDSNDYIASHPQTLSLDELPRPLESETVSLRQLIVSVLPSRPSIAGFFSRTPPVRDEVDSEKQEQKSIELK; encoded by the coding sequence ATGCCGAATTCAAGAGTACAAATCTGGTTACAAAGACAAATTGCCGCAAGAACTTTTCCTCCCAATAGAGAAGACTGGTATGTCAAAAATGGGTTCGGTAATTCAGAGATGTCATTAGAAGAGCGTTTTGCCTGTTTTGTAGAAGCAATACGTCAAGTGGATTCTCCATACCATGAACAATTATCCGGTATTGAATTTGAGCGCTTTGAAGTAGAAGTGACCTTGGCCAACCAAACAACATGTAGGACAGAGGTGATAGGTTTTAAGAATAATTCCAATCAATCAAGCTCCACACCTAATGAGAAGTTCAAGTCGGTTGGAAAGGGAAAACATGTGATTTACTTCACTGGAATTGGAACGCAATACCAAGATTGCCTGATTGATATAGCAAAAGCTGTGCAAATAACGGGAGCACATTATTACGCTTTTGAATACCCGGGCATGAAAAAACTGGGAGGTGAAGTATTGGAAGCCAATGATATGGTTAACACTGGAATAGCATTGGCCAATACCTTGCTTGAAAAAGGCATATCAATTGATGATATCCTTTTTCAAGGTGACTCCTTTGGTGCAGCGGTAGCAAAAAAAGTCAGTGATCAATTCAAACTGCAATCCAATGTCACAGTAAGATGCATTATGAATAATACCTTTTCCTCCTTTCAAGCCGCTGTCGAAGGTAATCTGGGGGCATTCTCCACTCTGCGTTATACAGTTCGTCCTCTGCTTCGTTACACAGGTTGGGATATTCGCCCAGGAGATGGCTATGGTCAGGATACTCCTTACCAAATTCATATCAACCATACCGGAGATCTTACCTTAGGGGCAGGGCATGCAACGCTTGCAGAAAGCGTTGAATCCAATTCTCAGCTTGAACATTTCATTGATCCCTGTCCTGAAGACTACCGTATTAAAAGAGACACCTATAAGCAGTGGCATTGGGCTTCACTAAGCGTACAAGGAATAACATTTCTCGAGACAAAATATGGCAGAAACAGTGATGGTCAATTGGATACGCATCTGGCCGATTTATATTTGCTAAAGTATGATACGGGTCTGGGGGTTTATGAATCATTTATTTGTAAATATCTCGAAGACAGTAATGACTATATTGCAAGCCACCCGCAAACACTTTCTCTTGACGAATTGCCTAGGCCTCTTGAGTCTGAAACAGTTTCACTAAGACAATTGATTGTGTCTGTGTTACCATCAAGGCCTAGTATAGCTGGTTTCTTTAGTCGTACTCCACCGGTTAGAGATGAGGTGGATTCAGAGAAACAAGAGCAGAAATCAATTGAGTTAAAGTAG
- a CDS encoding MFS transporter, which translates to MDKRIIAAASFGTLFEMYDYAIYGFMAPILAPLFFPTTDKHTALIATFGIFAAGFLVRPFSAYWLGNLGDQIGRKKTLTMTLMVMTFSSSFIGLLPTYQEAGIIAPMLLTLCRLTQGISVAGEMTLASIYIYENVSMRHKGLAVSFVTLGSICGLLFAIIVSKITMIFFSKQHVDFFWRFPFLIGIFVGFVGLYLRSQTRELTDFAKGVAKKQAHPILNAWRYRKKAIAAIFLLAIYCNSSFYTFFVYMPSYLQQQELSLTAAMDVIIIGMFFYSIGLLMSGFTSDILGRRFPLAVSLIATLCSVLVINYLINTGTLLQIIIACSVLAIIISFFIGSAFTASLEQLPQEERASGFTLFFNLGNSLFGGTAPLIILLLSYAFIHFAFSIYLMVMALLTLPALWLIQEKGTN; encoded by the coding sequence ATGGATAAAAGGATTATTGCGGCAGCCTCTTTTGGTACTTTGTTTGAAATGTACGACTATGCCATTTATGGGTTTATGGCGCCTATTTTGGCGCCGCTTTTTTTTCCCACTACCGATAAACACACTGCTCTCATCGCAACATTTGGTATTTTTGCTGCGGGTTTTCTTGTTCGACCATTCTCCGCTTATTGGTTAGGGAATCTGGGTGACCAAATTGGCCGCAAAAAAACATTGACTATGACTCTTATGGTCATGACTTTTTCATCAAGCTTTATTGGTTTATTACCCACTTATCAAGAGGCGGGCATTATTGCACCAATGTTACTCACGCTGTGTCGATTGACCCAAGGGATTTCTGTAGCTGGGGAAATGACCTTAGCCAGTATCTATATCTATGAAAATGTGAGCATGCGTCACAAAGGTTTAGCTGTCAGCTTTGTCACTTTGGGTTCTATTTGTGGGTTGTTGTTTGCAATAATAGTAAGCAAAATAACCATGATATTTTTCTCCAAACAGCATGTCGATTTCTTCTGGCGCTTCCCATTTTTAATAGGAATATTTGTCGGTTTTGTCGGACTTTATTTACGAAGTCAAACCAGGGAATTAACCGATTTTGCAAAAGGAGTTGCCAAAAAACAAGCTCATCCAATACTAAATGCCTGGCGCTATCGGAAAAAAGCAATAGCTGCTATTTTTCTTTTGGCAATTTATTGTAATAGTAGCTTCTATACCTTCTTTGTTTATATGCCTTCCTATCTGCAACAGCAGGAATTATCATTAACTGCAGCGATGGATGTCATTATTATAGGAATGTTTTTTTATAGCATAGGGTTATTAATGTCAGGGTTTACTTCTGATATTCTAGGCAGGCGCTTCCCTTTGGCGGTCAGTTTAATTGCAACTCTATGCAGTGTTTTAGTAATAAATTATTTAATTAATACAGGTACATTATTGCAGATTATTATCGCCTGCAGTGTGTTGGCAATTATTATTTCTTTTTTTATTGGAAGCGCATTTACCGCCAGTCTTGAACAATTACCACAAGAAGAACGGGCCAGTGGCTTTACTTTATTTTTTAACTTAGGCAATTCTTTATTTGGGGGCACAGCACCACTCATTATTTTGCTATTAAGTTATGCTTTCATCCATTTTGCATTTTCTATTTATTTGATGGTGATGGCTTTGTTGACCCTTCCTGCCCTATGGTTGATTCAAGAAAAAGGCACGAATTAA